The following are from one region of the Nocardioides marmotae genome:
- a CDS encoding ComEA family DNA-binding protein, with protein sequence MRTRRAAAEHQEAVSRRLALLSAELAAERPRTEGYDAWPGEAGEPGEPEGWTAGHTRVRPPLHAAPPAPPARAPAPAPAPAPATRPPPPVPPAPGPPPVPVPGRHAARRRVSLVPSVADAVPETLRGRAALGSVQLTVVAVVVALGLAVTCWWVVRGDPGTPVAPAPVQASPVAELVEVPPVAVPGPGAPAGGPTGSTGPPAEVVVDVAGKVRRPGIVVLDTGARVVDALEAAGGARPGVDLSSLNLARLLVDGEQVVVGRPPAAYPPPGAPGPTGGSATSGLPGVPAALVDLNRATGVELEALPEVGPVTAAAIIGWRDQHGGFTSVEELLEVDGIGEATLAQIRPFVTVGGG encoded by the coding sequence ATGCGTACCCGCCGTGCCGCCGCCGAGCACCAGGAGGCCGTCTCCCGACGGCTGGCCCTGCTGAGCGCCGAGCTCGCGGCCGAGCGGCCGCGCACGGAGGGGTACGACGCGTGGCCCGGGGAGGCCGGCGAGCCGGGCGAGCCGGAGGGCTGGACGGCCGGGCACACCCGGGTCCGCCCGCCGCTGCACGCCGCGCCGCCGGCCCCGCCCGCGCGAGCGCCTGCCCCAGCGCCTGCGCCTGCGCCTGCGACGCGGCCGCCGCCCCCCGTGCCACCGGCCCCAGGGCCCCCGCCCGTGCCGGTGCCCGGCAGGCATGCCGCGCGGCGGCGGGTGTCGCTGGTGCCGAGCGTGGCCGACGCGGTGCCCGAGACGTTGCGGGGGCGGGCAGCGCTCGGCTCGGTGCAGCTGACCGTGGTCGCGGTGGTGGTGGCGCTCGGGCTGGCGGTCACCTGCTGGTGGGTCGTGCGCGGCGACCCGGGCACGCCGGTGGCGCCGGCACCGGTCCAGGCCTCGCCGGTCGCGGAGCTGGTCGAGGTGCCGCCGGTGGCCGTGCCGGGGCCGGGAGCGCCGGCCGGGGGACCGACCGGATCGACCGGGCCCCCGGCCGAGGTGGTGGTGGACGTGGCCGGGAAGGTGCGCCGCCCCGGCATCGTCGTGCTCGACACCGGCGCCCGCGTGGTCGACGCGCTGGAGGCCGCGGGCGGCGCCCGGCCGGGCGTCGACCTGTCCTCGCTGAACCTCGCCCGCCTGCTGGTCGACGGCGAGCAGGTGGTCGTCGGCCGGCCGCCGGCGGCGTACCCGCCACCCGGAGCGCCGGGCCCCACCGGCGGGTCCGCGACGAGCGGCCTGCCCGGGGTGCCGGCGGCGCTCGTCGACCTCAACCGCGCCACCGGGGTCGAGCTCGAGGCGCTGCCCGAGGTGGGCCCGGTGACCGCGGCGGCGATCATCGGCTGGCGCGACCAGCACGGCGGGTTCACCAGCGTCGAGGAGCTGCTCGAGGTCGACGGCATCGGCGAGGCGACGCTCGCGCAGATCCGCCCGTTCGTGACGGTGGGAGGTGGCTGA
- a CDS encoding DegV family protein codes for MPGRTVVVTDSTASLPPEAAAEHGVVVVPLQVVIGAEVHDEGGGGATPEMVAAALKSFTPVSTSRPSPAVMAEVYERVAADGATEIVSVHISGDMSGTFESAQLAARSAPVPVVAVDSRQVGVATGYAALAAAEVAAAGGTAEDAAAAARARAEVSSSLFYVDTLEYLRRGGRIGAAAALLGGALAVKPLLTIAEGRVESLERVRTSQRAISRLEELAVEAAGDRPVDVCVAHLASADRAAALTGRLADRLGEQLEGREVWCGELGAVLGAHVGPGMLAVCVAPRLF; via the coding sequence ATGCCGGGTCGCACCGTCGTCGTCACCGACTCGACCGCCAGCCTCCCGCCGGAGGCGGCGGCCGAGCACGGGGTCGTCGTCGTGCCCCTCCAGGTCGTCATCGGCGCGGAGGTGCACGACGAGGGCGGGGGCGGGGCGACCCCGGAGATGGTCGCCGCGGCGCTGAAGTCCTTCACCCCGGTGAGCACCTCGCGGCCCTCCCCGGCGGTGATGGCCGAGGTCTACGAGCGCGTCGCCGCCGACGGGGCCACCGAGATCGTCTCGGTGCACATCTCCGGGGACATGAGCGGCACCTTCGAGTCCGCCCAGCTCGCGGCCCGCTCGGCGCCGGTGCCGGTCGTCGCGGTGGACTCCCGCCAGGTCGGGGTGGCGACGGGGTACGCCGCGCTCGCGGCCGCCGAGGTCGCCGCCGCCGGCGGCACCGCCGAGGACGCGGCCGCCGCGGCTCGTGCTCGGGCCGAGGTCTCCTCCTCGCTGTTCTACGTCGACACCCTGGAGTACCTGCGCCGCGGCGGGCGGATCGGCGCCGCCGCCGCGCTCCTCGGCGGGGCGCTCGCGGTCAAGCCGCTGCTGACCATCGCCGAGGGCCGCGTGGAGTCCCTGGAGCGGGTGCGCACCTCCCAGCGCGCGATCTCCCGGCTCGAGGAGCTCGCCGTCGAGGCCGCCGGCGACCGGCCCGTCGACGTCTGCGTCGCCCACCTCGCCTCCGCCGACCGCGCGGCCGCCCTCACCGGCCGCCTCGCCGACCGGCTCGGCGAGCAGCTCGAGGGCCGCGAGGTCTGGTGCGGCGAGCTCGGCGCCGTCCTCGGCGCCCACGTCGGCCCCGGCATGCTCGCCGTCTGCGTGGCGCCGCGGTTGTTCTGA
- a CDS encoding helix-turn-helix transcriptional regulator codes for MGGVEVVEPAARDWEFPRAAAGTAHLVAYAAARGVPARVVLAGTGLREGDLDAPGREVTAAQELLVVRTLQRLLPGSGEDVGATYRASSFGVLGYALLASRTVREAMEVALRFIDLSYAFALPRAELSGDRVRLVVDGRGLPADVRAFLVARDTTAVHVVADALVPGGLGATRRLGPDTGVLDLAVGELDRPLPREASVAGERLAEDMCRDVVARRRERTGIARDVQVLVTQRLPEGAPMAAVAAGLGLSERSLRRRLAAAGVGYRALVEEVRESLARSLLESRATLPVADVARRLGYADSAAFTHAFTRWTGVPPAAYARGERVR; via the coding sequence ATGGGTGGGGTCGAGGTCGTCGAGCCGGCGGCGCGGGACTGGGAGTTCCCCCGCGCGGCCGCCGGCACCGCGCACCTGGTGGCGTACGCCGCCGCGCGCGGCGTCCCGGCCCGGGTCGTGCTGGCCGGCACCGGCCTGCGGGAGGGGGACCTGGACGCGCCCGGCCGCGAGGTGACCGCCGCCCAGGAGCTGCTGGTCGTGCGGACCCTGCAGCGGCTGCTCCCCGGCTCCGGCGAGGACGTCGGCGCGACCTACCGCGCCTCCTCCTTCGGCGTCCTGGGCTACGCCCTGCTCGCGAGCCGGACCGTGCGGGAGGCGATGGAGGTCGCGCTGCGCTTCATCGACCTCTCCTACGCCTTCGCGCTGCCGCGCGCCGAGCTCTCCGGTGACCGGGTGCGGCTCGTCGTCGACGGGCGCGGGCTGCCCGCGGACGTGCGGGCGTTCCTCGTCGCCCGGGACACCACCGCGGTCCACGTCGTCGCCGACGCGCTGGTGCCCGGCGGCCTCGGCGCGACCCGCCGCCTCGGCCCGGACACGGGGGTGCTCGACCTCGCCGTGGGCGAGCTGGACCGGCCGCTGCCGCGCGAGGCGTCGGTGGCCGGCGAGCGGCTCGCCGAGGACATGTGCCGCGACGTGGTCGCGCGGCGCCGCGAGCGCACCGGCATCGCCCGCGACGTGCAGGTGCTGGTCACCCAGCGGCTGCCCGAGGGCGCCCCGATGGCCGCGGTCGCCGCCGGCCTGGGCCTCAGCGAGCGCAGCCTGCGACGCCGGCTGGCGGCGGCCGGGGTCGGCTACCGCGCGCTCGTGGAGGAGGTGCGCGAGTCGCTCGCCCGCTCGCTGCTGGAGTCGCGCGCGACGCTGCCGGTCGCCGACGTCGCTCGACGGCTGGGGTACGCCGACTCCGCGGCGTTCACCCACGCCTTCACCCGGTGGACGGGGGTGCCCCCGGCGGCGTACGCCCGCGGCGAGCGGGTCAGGTGA
- the leuS gene encoding leucine--tRNA ligase gives MSEQPGRTDEAATYDMAAAQEKWRAVWDDLDPFRAGSAAPGAEKRYALTMFPYPSGDLHMGHAEVMALHDVIARYWWQKGYDVLNPIGWDSFGLPAENAAIRNDEHPATYTYANIETQAESFRRYGISFDWSRRLHTSDPEYYRWTQWLFLKFRERGLAYRKNSPVNWCPHDQTVLANEQVVQGMCERCGAEVTKRELNQWYFKVTDYAQRLLDDMDALVGTWPDRVLAMQRNWIGRSEGAHVDFDIELASGETRTVTVFTTRPDTLYGATFMVVAADAKLAAEVVAPAQEAALAAYVEEVRKATDIDRLSTERPKSGVDLGVTAVNPVTGERMPVWASDYVLADYGTGAIMAVPAHDQRDLDFAKAFGLPVRRVVDTGEENPEETYVATTGDGTYVNSGPLDGLADKAAGIARIIEQLEADGRGTGTVNFRLRDWLLSRQRFWGAPIPIVHCPDCGEVPVPEDQLPVRLPDDLKGADLKPKGVSPLAAAEAWVTTECPSCGGPAKRDSDTMDTFVDSSWYYLRYLDPSYDQGPFDPEQAREWMPVAQYVGGVEHAILHLLYSRFFTKVLHDMGMVDFVEPFAALLNQGQVINQGKAMSKSLGNGVNLGEMIDTYGVDAVRLTMVFAGPPEDDIDWADLSPGGSVKFLQRAWRLAGDVTSAPGTAPEGGDVALRKATHKTLHEVEQLIEAHRFNVVVARTMELVNTTRKAIDAGCGPADPAVREAVETVAILLSLVAPYTAEEMWERLGHQPTVARVGWPTVDPALLVEDTVTAVVQIQGKVKARLEVAPDISEADLEQLAMADPAVVRAIDGRPVRKVVVRAPKLVNVVV, from the coding sequence ATGAGCGAGCAGCCGGGCCGGACCGACGAGGCCGCGACGTACGACATGGCGGCGGCGCAGGAGAAGTGGCGCGCGGTCTGGGACGACCTCGACCCCTTCCGCGCCGGCAGCGCGGCGCCGGGGGCGGAGAAGCGCTACGCGCTGACGATGTTCCCCTACCCCTCCGGCGACCTGCACATGGGTCACGCCGAGGTGATGGCGCTGCACGACGTGATCGCGCGCTACTGGTGGCAGAAGGGGTACGACGTCCTCAACCCGATCGGGTGGGACTCCTTCGGCCTGCCGGCCGAGAACGCCGCGATCCGCAACGACGAGCACCCGGCGACCTACACCTACGCCAACATCGAGACCCAGGCGGAGTCCTTCCGCCGCTACGGCATCTCCTTCGACTGGTCGCGCCGGCTGCACACCTCCGACCCGGAGTACTACCGCTGGACCCAGTGGCTGTTCCTGAAGTTCCGCGAGCGGGGCCTGGCCTACCGCAAGAACAGCCCGGTCAACTGGTGCCCCCACGACCAGACGGTGCTGGCCAACGAGCAGGTCGTCCAGGGCATGTGCGAGCGCTGCGGCGCCGAGGTGACCAAGCGCGAGCTGAACCAGTGGTACTTCAAGGTCACCGACTACGCCCAGCGGCTGCTCGACGACATGGACGCCCTGGTCGGCACCTGGCCCGACCGCGTGCTGGCCATGCAGCGCAACTGGATCGGCCGCTCCGAGGGCGCCCACGTCGACTTCGACATCGAGCTGGCCTCGGGGGAGACCCGCACGGTCACGGTCTTCACGACCCGCCCCGACACGCTGTACGGCGCGACGTTCATGGTCGTGGCCGCCGACGCGAAGCTGGCCGCCGAGGTCGTCGCGCCCGCGCAGGAGGCCGCGCTGGCGGCGTACGTCGAGGAGGTCCGCAAGGCCACCGACATCGACCGGCTCTCCACCGAGCGCCCGAAGTCCGGCGTGGACCTGGGCGTCACCGCGGTCAACCCGGTCACCGGCGAGCGGATGCCGGTGTGGGCCTCGGACTACGTGCTGGCCGACTACGGCACCGGCGCGATCATGGCCGTGCCCGCGCACGACCAGCGCGACCTGGACTTCGCCAAGGCCTTCGGGCTGCCGGTGCGGCGCGTGGTGGACACGGGGGAGGAGAACCCCGAGGAGACCTACGTCGCCACGACCGGCGACGGCACCTACGTCAACAGCGGCCCGCTGGACGGCCTCGCCGACAAGGCCGCCGGCATCGCCCGGATCATCGAGCAGCTGGAGGCCGACGGGCGGGGGACCGGCACGGTCAACTTCCGCCTGCGCGACTGGCTGCTGAGCCGCCAGCGCTTCTGGGGCGCGCCGATCCCGATCGTGCACTGCCCCGACTGCGGCGAGGTCCCGGTGCCCGAGGACCAGCTGCCGGTGCGGCTGCCCGACGACCTGAAGGGCGCCGACCTCAAGCCCAAGGGCGTCTCCCCGCTGGCCGCGGCCGAGGCGTGGGTCACCACCGAGTGCCCCTCCTGCGGCGGCCCCGCCAAGCGCGACAGCGACACGATGGACACCTTCGTGGACTCCTCGTGGTACTACCTGCGCTACCTGGACCCGTCCTACGACCAGGGCCCCTTCGACCCCGAGCAGGCGCGGGAGTGGATGCCGGTCGCGCAGTACGTCGGCGGCGTCGAGCACGCGATCCTGCACCTGCTCTACTCGCGCTTCTTCACCAAGGTGCTGCACGACATGGGGATGGTCGACTTCGTCGAGCCGTTCGCCGCGCTGCTGAACCAGGGCCAGGTCATCAACCAGGGCAAGGCGATGTCGAAGTCGCTGGGCAACGGGGTGAACCTGGGCGAGATGATCGACACCTACGGCGTCGACGCGGTCCGGCTGACCATGGTCTTCGCCGGCCCGCCCGAGGACGACATCGACTGGGCCGACCTCTCGCCGGGCGGCTCGGTGAAGTTCCTCCAGCGCGCCTGGCGGCTGGCCGGCGACGTCACCTCCGCCCCCGGCACCGCCCCCGAGGGCGGCGACGTCGCGCTGCGCAAGGCCACGCACAAGACGCTGCACGAGGTCGAGCAGCTGATCGAGGCGCACCGGTTCAACGTGGTCGTCGCGCGGACCATGGAGCTGGTGAACACCACCCGCAAGGCCATCGACGCCGGATGCGGACCCGCCGACCCCGCGGTGCGGGAGGCCGTGGAGACGGTCGCGATCCTGCTGTCGCTCGTGGCGCCGTACACCGCCGAGGAGATGTGGGAGCGGCTGGGCCACCAGCCCACCGTCGCCCGCGTCGGCTGGCCCACCGTCGACCCCGCGCTGCTGGTCGAGGACACCGTGACCGCGGTCGTCCAGATCCAGGGCAAGGTCAAGGCGCGGCTCGAGGTCGCCCCGGACATCTCCGAGGCCGACCTGGAGCAGCTCGCGATGGCCGACCCGGCCGTCGTCCGCGCGATCGACGGCCGCCCGGTCCGCAAGGTGGTCGTGCGGGCGCCGAAGCTGGTCAACGTGGTGGTCTGA
- a CDS encoding IS30 family transposase, giving the protein MPKLFSYETRDEFFELVCGGFSLQRAAEVVGVSADAATSWWRSSGLVTPVIQYGAVGGLPGTAAPGVPGAQGPDEPGRQRRPLTSEDRSAIAVGLMCKCSYAQIGAMIGRDKSVVWREVARNRGPDGSYWAPVAHRAAHERRRRPKDFKLVVNRGLCRRIEAWMDEGWSPGLIAAMLRHQHPHMIMDRVSHETIYRALYVQTRGSLRKDLAAQLLTKRRTRKPHGAVDGRGKSLYREAFTISQRPAEAADRAVPGHWEGDLILGAGNRSAVGTLVERSTRFVILLHLPGRHDAASVAEAMIREMSQLPIHLRRSLTWDRGSELANYRDVEARLEMPVFFCDPHSPWQRGTNENTNRLLRFWLEKGTDLSLHTADDLARIAATLNRRPRPTLDLKTPAQALAELLANPAAA; this is encoded by the coding sequence TTGCCGAAGTTGTTCTCGTACGAGACGCGTGATGAGTTCTTCGAGTTGGTCTGTGGTGGGTTCTCTTTGCAGAGAGCCGCGGAGGTTGTCGGGGTGTCGGCTGATGCTGCGACCAGCTGGTGGCGATCCTCGGGGCTTGTGACTCCCGTGATCCAGTACGGCGCTGTGGGTGGCCTTCCCGGTACCGCCGCCCCGGGTGTACCCGGCGCCCAGGGCCCCGACGAACCAGGCCGGCAGCGGCGGCCGTTGACCAGCGAGGACCGCTCCGCGATCGCGGTCGGGCTGATGTGCAAGTGCTCGTATGCGCAGATCGGGGCGATGATCGGGCGCGACAAGTCCGTGGTGTGGCGTGAGGTGGCCCGCAACCGCGGCCCGGACGGCTCGTACTGGGCGCCGGTCGCGCACCGGGCCGCGCACGAGCGCCGCCGCCGGCCCAAGGACTTCAAGCTGGTCGTGAACCGCGGCCTGTGTCGTCGGATCGAGGCCTGGATGGACGAGGGCTGGTCCCCGGGGCTGATCGCGGCCATGCTGCGCCACCAGCACCCGCACATGATCATGGACCGTGTGTCGCACGAGACGATCTACCGGGCGCTGTACGTCCAGACCCGCGGCAGCCTGCGCAAGGACCTCGCCGCGCAACTGCTGACCAAGCGGCGCACCCGCAAGCCCCACGGCGCGGTCGACGGACGCGGGAAGTCGCTGTACCGGGAGGCGTTCACGATCAGCCAGCGGCCCGCCGAAGCAGCCGACCGCGCGGTCCCCGGGCACTGGGAAGGCGACCTGATCTTGGGAGCCGGCAACCGCTCGGCGGTCGGCACCCTGGTCGAGCGGTCCACCCGGTTCGTGATCCTGCTGCACCTGCCCGGCCGCCATGACGCCGCTTCGGTCGCCGAGGCGATGATCCGCGAGATGAGCCAGCTACCGATCCACCTGCGGCGATCCCTGACCTGGGACCGCGGATCTGAGCTGGCCAACTACCGCGACGTCGAGGCTCGCCTCGAGATGCCGGTCTTCTTCTGCGACCCCCACTCGCCCTGGCAACGCGGCACGAACGAGAACACCAACCGGCTGCTGCGGTTCTGGCTCGAGAAGGGCACCGACCTCTCACTCCACACCGCCGACGACCTCGCCCGGATCGCCGCCACCCTCAACCGCCGTCCCCGGCCTACCCTCGACCTCAAAACCCCAGCCCAAGCGCTGGCCGAACTGCTCGCCAACCCGGCAGCAGCATGA
- a CDS encoding ComEC/Rec2 family competence protein: MADRGDGRVDVRMPLLAAAAWLAGLAAQLLPLPALAAVAVVATAGAAAVVVRRRDLATTVAAVALVAAAVGCSAAVRVEQTRAGPVADLARERAVVTVTGTVVADPRPVEGRFADRVLTRLEVREVTGRGASTRLRTRVLVLGDDPWADVRLGSTVRAGGRLDTADGPDLAGVLIAGDPQVLAGPGPWWRGADEVRASIRDAVEHRPPAQAALVPALVTGDDQLLDAEVEEDFRTTGLTHLLAVSGTNLTLVVGFLLVVARWCGIRGRGMYVVGALGILGFVLLARTEPSVLRAAVMGSVALLALGVHAWQRGFRALGVAVVVLLLVQPGLATSPGFALSVLATAGILVLAPVWRDAMARWLPRWVAEAVAVPLAAQIACTPVVAALSGEVSLVAVAANLVVAPAVGPATVLGLAGGLLGLLWDPAGRLLGTGAGWCVGWIVAVADRGADAPTAAVDWGTGPAALAALTVLCLVLALVLRRVLARAVTALAVVAVLAVVVLVRPPTPGWPAGDWVVAMCDVGQGDALALRAGPGEAVVVDAGPEPGAVDRCLDDLGVDRVPLVVLSHFHADHVDGLAGVLDGRPVGAVEGTSVLDPVGGVADARATAAAAGLPVRTATYATTRRVGDVTLQALWPRPGAGAIAAGGPEGESANDGSVVLLAEVRGVRVLLTGDLEPPGQAALARALPGLRVDVLKLPHHGSRYQDLPFLASLGARVVLVSVGADNGYGHPAEEVLDPLADAGAQVLRTDEDGDVLVGVTDGGVETRTRR; this comes from the coding sequence GTGGCTGACCGGGGCGATGGCCGGGTCGATGTCCGGATGCCGCTGCTGGCCGCCGCGGCCTGGCTGGCGGGCCTCGCCGCCCAGCTGCTCCCGCTGCCCGCGCTCGCCGCGGTGGCGGTGGTCGCGACCGCCGGGGCCGCCGCGGTGGTGGTCCGGCGCCGCGACCTCGCGACGACCGTCGCCGCGGTCGCCCTGGTGGCGGCGGCCGTCGGCTGCTCGGCCGCGGTCAGGGTCGAGCAGACCCGGGCCGGCCCCGTCGCCGACCTGGCCCGGGAGCGCGCGGTCGTCACGGTGACCGGCACGGTGGTCGCCGACCCGCGCCCGGTGGAGGGCCGGTTCGCCGACCGGGTGCTGACCCGGCTCGAGGTGCGCGAGGTGACCGGCCGCGGGGCGAGCACCCGGCTGCGCACCCGGGTGCTGGTGCTGGGCGACGACCCGTGGGCCGACGTGCGGCTCGGGTCGACGGTCCGTGCTGGCGGGCGGCTGGACACCGCCGACGGCCCGGACCTGGCCGGCGTCCTGATCGCCGGCGACCCGCAGGTCCTGGCCGGCCCGGGGCCATGGTGGCGCGGGGCCGACGAGGTGCGGGCCTCCATCCGCGACGCCGTCGAGCACCGGCCGCCGGCCCAGGCCGCCCTCGTGCCGGCGTTGGTGACCGGCGACGACCAGCTGCTCGACGCGGAGGTCGAGGAGGACTTCCGGACGACCGGGCTGACCCACCTGCTGGCGGTCTCCGGCACCAACCTGACCCTCGTCGTCGGCTTCCTGCTCGTCGTGGCGCGGTGGTGCGGCATCCGCGGCCGCGGGATGTACGTCGTCGGCGCGCTCGGCATCCTCGGGTTCGTGCTCCTCGCCCGCACGGAGCCGAGCGTGCTCCGGGCCGCGGTGATGGGCTCGGTCGCGCTGCTGGCGCTCGGGGTGCACGCCTGGCAGCGCGGGTTCCGGGCGCTCGGCGTCGCGGTGGTCGTCCTGCTCCTCGTCCAGCCCGGGCTCGCCACGTCGCCCGGGTTCGCGCTCTCGGTGCTCGCGACCGCCGGCATCCTCGTGCTCGCCCCGGTGTGGCGCGACGCGATGGCCCGGTGGCTCCCGCGGTGGGTGGCCGAGGCGGTGGCCGTCCCGCTCGCGGCGCAGATCGCGTGCACGCCGGTGGTCGCGGCGCTCTCCGGCGAGGTCAGCCTGGTCGCGGTGGCCGCCAACCTGGTGGTCGCGCCCGCGGTGGGGCCGGCCACCGTCCTCGGCCTGGCCGGTGGGCTCCTCGGCCTGCTCTGGGACCCGGCCGGCCGGCTGCTCGGCACCGGCGCCGGCTGGTGCGTCGGCTGGATCGTGGCCGTGGCCGACCGCGGGGCCGACGCGCCCACCGCCGCCGTCGACTGGGGCACCGGGCCGGCCGCGCTCGCGGCGCTGACGGTGCTGTGCCTGGTCCTCGCGCTGGTCCTGCGCCGGGTGCTGGCCCGCGCGGTGACCGCGCTGGCGGTGGTCGCGGTCCTGGCGGTGGTGGTGCTCGTCCGGCCGCCGACGCCGGGCTGGCCGGCCGGGGACTGGGTGGTCGCGATGTGCGACGTGGGCCAGGGCGACGCGCTCGCGCTCCGGGCCGGGCCGGGGGAGGCGGTCGTGGTGGACGCGGGTCCGGAGCCGGGCGCGGTCGACCGGTGCCTGGATGACCTCGGGGTCGACCGGGTCCCCCTGGTGGTGCTCAGCCACTTCCACGCCGACCACGTCGACGGGCTGGCCGGGGTCCTGGACGGCCGGCCGGTCGGCGCGGTCGAGGGGACCTCGGTCCTCGACCCGGTCGGCGGCGTGGCGGACGCCCGGGCGACGGCCGCGGCCGCCGGGTTGCCGGTGCGCACGGCGACGTACGCGACCACGCGGCGGGTCGGGGACGTCACCCTCCAGGCGCTGTGGCCGCGGCCGGGCGCCGGGGCGATCGCGGCGGGCGGGCCGGAGGGGGAGTCGGCCAACGACGGCAGCGTGGTCCTGCTGGCCGAGGTCCGCGGGGTGCGCGTGCTGCTCACCGGCGACCTCGAGCCGCCGGGCCAGGCCGCGCTGGCCCGGGCGCTGCCGGGGCTGCGGGTGGACGTGCTGAAGCTGCCGCACCACGGCAGCCGCTACCAGGACCTGCCGTTCCTCGCCTCGCTGGGCGCGCGGGTCGTCCTGGTCTCGGTGGGGGCGGACAACGGCTACGGGCACCCCGCCGAGGAGGTGCTCGACCCGCTCGCGGACGCCGGCGCCCAGGTGCTGCGCACCGACGAGGACGGCGACGTGCTGGTAGGGGTCACCGACGGCGGCGTGGAGACCCGCACGCGCCGGTGA
- a CDS encoding SDR family NAD(P)-dependent oxidoreductase → MTVTDMFRLDGKVAVVTGASSGLGVAFAQAFAEAGADVVLGARRADRLAETARLVEATGRRALVVPTDVADPDSCTNLVALAMEELGHVDVLVNNAGIGTAVPATRESPEEFRGVVDVNLNGCYWMAQACGRVMQPGSSIVNISSVLGLTTAGLPQAAYAASKAGLLGLTRDLAQQWTGRKGIRVNAIAPGFFDTEMTEQYPPGYLESRGDRIPVGRKGDPAELAAAAVFLASPAGGYITGQTLVVDGGMTIT, encoded by the coding sequence ATGACCGTCACCGACATGTTCCGCCTCGACGGCAAGGTCGCCGTCGTCACCGGCGCCTCGAGCGGCCTCGGCGTCGCGTTCGCCCAGGCCTTCGCCGAGGCCGGCGCCGACGTCGTGCTCGGCGCCCGCCGCGCCGACCGCCTCGCCGAGACCGCCCGCCTGGTCGAGGCCACGGGCCGCCGCGCGCTGGTGGTGCCGACCGACGTCGCCGACCCCGACTCGTGCACGAACCTCGTCGCGCTGGCCATGGAGGAGCTCGGCCACGTCGACGTGCTGGTCAACAACGCCGGCATCGGCACGGCCGTCCCGGCGACCCGGGAGTCGCCCGAGGAGTTCCGCGGCGTCGTCGACGTCAACCTGAACGGCTGCTACTGGATGGCCCAGGCCTGCGGCCGGGTCATGCAGCCCGGCTCGAGCATCGTCAACATCTCCTCGGTGCTCGGCCTCACCACCGCGGGCCTGCCCCAGGCGGCGTACGCCGCGTCCAAGGCCGGCCTGCTCGGCCTGACCCGCGACCTGGCCCAGCAGTGGACCGGCCGCAAGGGCATCCGGGTCAACGCGATCGCGCCCGGCTTCTTCGACACCGAGATGACCGAGCAGTACCCGCCCGGCTACCTCGAGTCGCGCGGGGACCGGATCCCCGTCGGCCGCAAGGGCGACCCGGCCGAGCTCGCCGCCGCGGCGGTCTTCCTCGCCTCCCCCGCAGGCGGCTACATCACCGGGCAGACCCTCGTCGTCGACGGCGGGATGACCATCACCTGA
- a CDS encoding NAD-dependent epimerase/dehydratase family protein produces the protein MTDRPETDLTVAVTGPTGTFGAGLVPLLEADDRVRRVVGVARSAVDPAERGWVKTTYRRGDVRDPAALAEAFAGADVVVHLAFAIVGGAAEQTRAINVDGTLNAFHAAAEAGARRFVYASSVAAYGFHADNPVGIGEDWPTRPADRLFYAREKAELEGLLREAAAQHDGIDLYLLRPPIVVGPNAVGGKARLPEWAAGLGRLLQSVPKRLPPVPVLVPDLPLQLVHEGDVGRALLQCVVAAGPPGAYNIAADDTLTAADVVRILGGVPVPLPAAPAHAAARLAAALPGLPQPAQWIEALAHPALMDTTRAKTELGWSPRVSAADALRETLGLST, from the coding sequence ATGACCGACCGCCCCGAGACCGACCTCACCGTCGCCGTCACCGGCCCGACCGGCACCTTCGGCGCGGGGCTGGTGCCCCTGCTCGAGGCCGACGACCGGGTACGCCGCGTGGTCGGCGTCGCGCGCAGCGCGGTCGACCCGGCCGAGCGCGGCTGGGTCAAGACGACCTACCGGCGCGGCGACGTGCGCGACCCGGCCGCGCTGGCCGAGGCGTTCGCGGGCGCCGACGTGGTGGTGCACCTGGCCTTCGCGATCGTCGGCGGGGCCGCGGAGCAGACCCGCGCGATCAACGTCGACGGGACGCTCAACGCCTTCCACGCAGCGGCCGAGGCGGGCGCGCGGCGCTTCGTCTACGCCAGCTCGGTGGCGGCGTACGGCTTCCACGCCGACAACCCGGTCGGCATCGGCGAGGACTGGCCGACCCGGCCGGCGGACCGGCTGTTCTACGCCCGGGAGAAGGCCGAGCTCGAGGGCCTGCTGCGCGAGGCCGCCGCCCAGCACGACGGGATCGACCTCTACCTGCTGCGCCCGCCGATCGTGGTCGGCCCGAACGCCGTGGGCGGCAAGGCGCGACTGCCGGAGTGGGCCGCCGGCCTCGGGCGGCTGCTCCAGAGCGTGCCGAAGCGGCTCCCGCCGGTGCCGGTGCTCGTGCCCGACCTGCCGCTCCAGCTGGTGCACGAGGGCGACGTGGGGCGGGCGCTGCTGCAGTGCGTGGTCGCCGCCGGCCCGCCCGGCGCCTACAACATCGCCGCGGACGACACCCTGACCGCCGCCGACGTGGTCCGCATCCTCGGCGGCGTGCCCGTGCCGCTCCCGGCCGCGCCCGCCCACGCCGCCGCCCGGCTCGCCGCCGCGCTGCCGGGCCTGCCCCAGCCGGCGCAGTGGATCGAGGCCCTGGCCCACCCCGCGCTCATGGACACCACGCGGGCCAAGACCGAGCTGGGCTGGTCGCCGCGGGTCAGCGCCGCCGACGCGTTGCGCGAGACGCTCGGCCTGTCCACCTAG